Genomic segment of Thiomonas sp. FB-Cd:
CGCTTTGCATCCAGGCCTGCCCCGTGGATGCCATTGCCGGGGCGGCAAAGCGCATGCACACCGTGCTTGCCGATTGGTGCACAGGGTGCGAGCTCTGCCTTGCACCCTGTCCAACCGACTGCATCAGTCTGCTGCCCTTGCCCGAGGCGGATCATGCCGACAAAACGGGTTGGGCCGCCTGGAGCACGCAACAAGCCGACGATGCACGGCGCCGTTATGCAGCACGCAAAGCCCGCCTGGAGCGCGTCGCCAGCGAGCGTGCACAGCGCCTGCGCGACAAGGCCTTGGGCCGCCCGGGCCCACCCGAAGACAAGACCGACTCCGCTGCTGGCGCCTTGGAGCAGCAGCGCAAACAATCCATGATCGCCGAAGCGCTCGAGCGCGCGCGCCTGCGCCAGGCAAGTCGCCCACGCTGACAGGACGCAGTCCGTGTGACTGCGGTCAATCGGGATTCCCAGCGACAATTCCGCATCATGAACAAAGCCGACATCGAGACCCTGTTCGCCCGGCTCCAGGCGGCGAACCCCCATCCCCGCAGCGAGCTGCACTATCGCAATGCGTTTGAGCTGCTCGTCGCTGTGGTCCTGTCCGCGCAGGCGACCGACGTGAGCGTCAACAAGGCCACCCAGGGGTTGTTCGCCGCGGCCCCGACCCCACAGGGCATGGTGGCGCTGGGGGAGGACGGGGTCGCCGAGAAAATCCGCACAATCGGCCTGTACCGAACCAAGGCCAGGAACGTTGTCGGCCTCAGTCGCATCCTGGTCGAGCAGCACGGTGGGCATGTTCCAGCCTCGCGCGAAGCGCTCGAAGCCCTGCCTGGCGTGGGGCGCAAGACGGCCAACGTGGTGCTCAATGTTGCCTTCGGCCAGCCAACTTTGGCGGTGGACACGCACATCTTCCGCGTCGCCAACCGCTTGGGCCTGGCGCGCGGCAAGACCCCGCTCGAGGTCGAGACCAAGCTGTTGAAGGTGGTACCGGAACCTTTTCGCCACGATGCCCACCATTGGCTGATCCTCCATGGGCGCTATGTCTGCAAGGCCCGCAAACCGGACTGCTGGCGCTGCGCACTTGCCGACCTGTGCCCCTACAAGCCCAAGACACCCCAGCCGAAAGCATGATGCGAAGCTCCCAAGCCATGCGCAGTGCATCCGGGCCCCGGTCCCGATCCGATCCCAGGCGACCGTTGCCCCTGTACCGGCTCGGCCTGTGCGCCCGACTGCTGGTGTTGGCCGCCTGCACCCTCGCACAGGCCGCGCAAGCCGCAATCGTGGTACGCGACGACGGCGGACATCGGGTCGCGCTCTCCCATCCGGCGCGACGCATCGTTGCGTTATCCCCGCAATTGGTGGAGCTGGCCGACGCGGCCGGTGCGGGCCGGGAGCTGATCGCATCCATTCGCGGAGCCGACTGGCCGGAAGCAGCCAAGTCCCTGCCGCGCGTGGGCGATGCGTTCGCCATCAATCTGGAAGCCGTCGTCGCGCTCAAACCTGATCTGATCCTTGCCTGGCGATCGGGAACACCACCGCGTCAGGTCGATGCCCTGCAGCGCCTGGGCGTTCCCGTGTACTGGAGCCAGACTGACAGTCTGCAGGGAATTGCCTCGACTGTGCAGCGCATCGGCGAACTCGCGGGCACCATGCCCACCGCAGCGCGTTGGGCACGCGCCTTTGATGCGCGCCTGGCTGTCCAGCGCGCGCGCTATGCGCATCAGCCACCGGTGCGCGTGTTCTACCAGGTGTGGCCCGATCCGCTGATGACGGTGGGCGGTCCGCAACTCCTCAACCAGGTCATTACGCTGTGCGGGGGCGTCAATCCGTTCGCCACCCTACCGGTTCTGGCGCCGAGCGTCAGCCGCGAGGCGGTGATCGCAGCCGATCCGCAACTCATCGTCGCAGCCAGCCGCAACCGGGCTGCGCTCGACGCGTGGATGCAGTACGGGCAAATCAGCGCCGTGCGCCACCGCCAGCTGCTGTTGCTTGACCCGCACCTGCTGCCGCGCATGGGCGCGCGCGTGCTTGATGGCGTGGCGCAGCTGTGCGCGGCCATCGCGCACACTCGGCAGGTTGACGGCCAATCGGCACCGGCATCGTCAAAGCGGTAGCCACAATGGCGGCCCGTCGGGGCGCTCCACGCGCGTCCAGCCGCACCGGTAAAGCCGCTCGAGTGTTTGTGCATTGAGGACTTCAGCAACCGGCCCAGCGACCCACTGCCCGCCCGGCACCAATCCCAGCACATGGGTGGCCAGGTGCGCCACCCAGTTCACATCGTGCGCCGCGAACACGACGGCTTGCGCGCCGAGTTCACCAAGCAAACGGGCGACCAAACCTTGATGCGCAGGATCCTGGAAGCTCACCGGCTCATCCAGCAGCAGGACAGGGGCGCGCTGCGCCAGCACTTGGGCCAGCGCCACGCGCTGGCGCTCGCCGGCTGACAGCGCAAGCACGTGGCGGTGCGCCAGATGGCTGGCGTCTACCCGCTGCAGCCAGGCCAAGGCCGACTGCTCGTCGGCGCTGGCCTGCGCCAGCATCACGGCATGCAGCACGGCGATGCCGAAGCGGTCGCGTGGCTGGCTCGGCAGGAAGGCGCGCTCGCGCGCCAACTCCCGCGGCGAATGCGCAGCCAGCGCCCGACCTTGCAGCGTCACCGGCAAGGGCTCTGTGCCCAGACCCGCCATGTGCCGCAACAGCGTGGACTTGCCCGCGCCGTTGCGCCCCAACAAAGCCCAGCGCTCGCCACTTCTCACGCTCAGGCTGAGTTGGCGCAAAAGCAGACGGCGGCCGATGCGCAGGTCCAGGCGATCGACCGCAAGGGCCGCGGCAGTCGCACTCATCGCGGTTGCCGCACCAGAAGCACGATAAACACCGGAGCGCCAATGAGCGCCGTGATGGCCCCCACCGGAAGCTCATAGGGCATGGCAACGCCGCGCGCCAGCGCGTCAGCCGCAAGCACCAGGGCGCCGCCCAGCATGGGCACGGCCCAGCTTTGCTGGCGCATGCGCACCACACCGAACATCCGCAGTACATGGGGCACGACAAGACCCACAAAACCGACGGCCCCGGCTTCAGCCACGGCAGCACCCGTGGCCAGGGCGGCCAGAAGGACCAAGCCAAGGCGCAGGCGATGCACAGGCTCGCCGAGCAACCAGGCATGCTCGCTCCCCAATGCCAGCCGATCCAGGGCACGCGTCCACAGGCCCAGTGCGCCTGCCAGCACAAGCGCAAGCGGGCAAAGCCAGGCGCCAAATCGCGCGCCTGCCAGATCCCCCACCAGCCAGAACACGGCCCCCCGCAGGCTTTGGTCAGGCACCAGCGCCAGAAGCAGCGTGGAGGCGGCGCCGAATACGGCCGAGAGCATGGCGCCAATGAGGATAAGCTGGGCCGGGGCTTCGTCGTCGGGGCTGGCCAAGGCGCGGCGGCCGAGGAGCATCAACAGACCCAGCGCCAACAGCGCTCCGCCCACGCTACCCAGCCACAGCAGGCCGCCGAACCACACCAGCATCGCAATGGCACCCATACCCGCTCCGGCAGAGGCGCCGAGCACATACGGATCGGCCAATGGGTTGCGCAACACAAGCTGCATGGCCAGGCCCGCCTCGGCAAGCAAGGCGCCGGCGCCGGCGCCGGCCAGCACGCGCGGAATGCGCAACTGCTCGATGATGGCCCAGTTCCAGCCCCCTGCCCCGACGCTCAACCCCAGGACAATCGAGGCGCCGAGAGCCGCCGCCATCACGGCCAGCAACAACCCGTCGCGCGGCTCGATATGGCGCGCGACCAGTTGCGGGGCTTGGTCAATGGCGGGAGCGGACATGCGTGAGGGCCACGGTCGGTTGCACAGTCGGTTGATCGGTCACAAACCCAGCGGGTGCCAAGTCAGACCCACGAATACCCCAAAGGGTTCACGGTTGTAGCCGTAAACCATCTGGTATTTCTTGTCGAACAGATTCTGCACCCGCGCGTTCCAGCTCCACTGCGCCGTGATGGCGCCGCTGACCGTCAGATCAACGGTGGTGTAACTGCCGAGGACGGCATCGGTGGCCGGGTATGCGCCGTAGTTCTTGTCCATGCGGGGCCCGCTGTAATGCACGGCAGCACCAAGCAGCAGACTGCCCATGGCGTGATTGATCGCCACATTCGCCAAGCTGCGGGCGCGGCGCTGCAGCGTTGGATGACCGGGCTTGG
This window contains:
- the rsxB gene encoding electron transport complex subunit RsxB; protein product: MSSPSLSPSQARLAERVDAALPQTQCTRCGFPDCRAYAEAIATGQAKINQCPPGGAEGVVRLGAITRLPVEPLNPANGLELPRRVAVIDEAWCIGCTLCIQACPVDAIAGAAKRMHTVLADWCTGCELCLAPCPTDCISLLPLPEADHADKTGWAAWSTQQADDARRRYAARKARLERVASERAQRLRDKALGRPGPPEDKTDSAAGALEQQRKQSMIAEALERARLRQASRPR
- the nth gene encoding endonuclease III, with product MNKADIETLFARLQAANPHPRSELHYRNAFELLVAVVLSAQATDVSVNKATQGLFAAAPTPQGMVALGEDGVAEKIRTIGLYRTKARNVVGLSRILVEQHGGHVPASREALEALPGVGRKTANVVLNVAFGQPTLAVDTHIFRVANRLGLARGKTPLEVETKLLKVVPEPFRHDAHHWLILHGRYVCKARKPDCWRCALADLCPYKPKTPQPKA
- a CDS encoding cobalamin-binding protein, translating into MPLYRLGLCARLLVLAACTLAQAAQAAIVVRDDGGHRVALSHPARRIVALSPQLVELADAAGAGRELIASIRGADWPEAAKSLPRVGDAFAINLEAVVALKPDLILAWRSGTPPRQVDALQRLGVPVYWSQTDSLQGIASTVQRIGELAGTMPTAARWARAFDARLAVQRARYAHQPPVRVFYQVWPDPLMTVGGPQLLNQVITLCGGVNPFATLPVLAPSVSREAVIAADPQLIVAASRNRAALDAWMQYGQISAVRHRQLLLLDPHLLPRMGARVLDGVAQLCAAIAHTRQVDGQSAPASSKR
- a CDS encoding ABC transporter ATP-binding protein — encoded protein: MSATAAALAVDRLDLRIGRRLLLRQLSLSVRSGERWALLGRNGAGKSTLLRHMAGLGTEPLPVTLQGRALAAHSPRELARERAFLPSQPRDRFGIAVLHAVMLAQASADEQSALAWLQRVDASHLAHRHVLALSAGERQRVALAQVLAQRAPVLLLDEPVSFQDPAHQGLVARLLGELGAQAVVFAAHDVNWVAHLATHVLGLVPGGQWVAGPVAEVLNAQTLERLYRCGWTRVERPDGPPLWLPL
- a CDS encoding iron chelate uptake ABC transporter family permease subunit, whose translation is MSAPAIDQAPQLVARHIEPRDGLLLAVMAAALGASIVLGLSVGAGGWNWAIIEQLRIPRVLAGAGAGALLAEAGLAMQLVLRNPLADPYVLGASAGAGMGAIAMLVWFGGLLWLGSVGGALLALGLLMLLGRRALASPDDEAPAQLILIGAMLSAVFGAASTLLLALVPDQSLRGAVFWLVGDLAGARFGAWLCPLALVLAGALGLWTRALDRLALGSEHAWLLGEPVHRLRLGLVLLAALATGAAVAEAGAVGFVGLVVPHVLRMFGVVRMRQQSWAVPMLGGALVLAADALARGVAMPYELPVGAITALIGAPVFIVLLVRQPR